One region of Candidatus Zixiibacteriota bacterium genomic DNA includes:
- a CDS encoding tetratricopeptide repeat protein has translation MSNNFCPSCGGPVKPESNFCPACGAALSGSKKSDNSRKSTFSTQLLILIGFIVVAAAAYLIFVPQRQSQPQKAADENFQHPQIPGMPAGTQAEFDKIVANLPKTYDSLVELGNHFMDNQVFPLAIECYTRAINLNGTDANIHTDLGACYHSTGKNQEAIDSFEKAISLDPKHAIAHFNLGIVYRGMNDNEKARFYWNKFLELNPNSPLVDSVRAYLKALEV, from the coding sequence ATGAGTAATAATTTTTGCCCCTCCTGCGGCGGGCCGGTCAAGCCCGAAAGCAATTTCTGCCCGGCGTGCGGCGCCGCACTTTCTGGCTCAAAGAAGAGCGACAATTCCAGGAAAAGCACCTTCTCAACCCAACTCCTGATTCTGATTGGCTTCATTGTCGTTGCGGCTGCGGCTTATCTGATTTTCGTGCCTCAGCGCCAATCTCAACCCCAAAAAGCGGCCGACGAGAATTTCCAGCACCCGCAAATCCCCGGTATGCCGGCCGGAACCCAGGCCGAGTTTGACAAAATTGTGGCCAATCTTCCCAAGACATATGACAGTCTGGTTGAGCTGGGGAACCATTTTATGGATAATCAGGTTTTTCCACTGGCCATAGAGTGCTACACCAGAGCCATCAATCTGAACGGCACCGACGCCAATATTCATACCGACCTCGGCGCCTGCTACCATTCTACCGGCAAAAACCAGGAGGCGATTGATTCCTTTGAGAAGGCGATAAGTCTTGACCCGAAACATGCCATCGCCCATTTCAACCTGGGGATTGTCTATCGGGGGATGAATGACAATGAAAAAGCCCGTTTCTATTGGAACAAATTCCTCGAGCTTAATCCTAACTCTCCTCTGGTTGACAGCGTTCGAGCCTATCTGAAAGCACTCGAGGTTTAA